From the Candidatus Omnitrophota bacterium genome, the window TGGTGCCGTAGGTGCCGACAGGGGTCTCATAACTGATCATCTTACCCGACGATAAGGAACTGAAAATGGTGTACACGTAAAGAGAATCAAGGCGGCCGGTGATATTGGCATTCCCCCACCAGACTGATTCACGGTATTTCCCTGTCAGGCGTGTCCCCTGATTATCAAAACCGATGCCCAAATGGTCAGGCCGTTTTTCTTCGATCTTTAACGTGACATCCGAGGTCTGCGGCTGCCGGCCGGCGCCAATAACTGCCCTCACAGCCAGGATAGAATTCTTGCTGAGCCGTAACAGGTCCCTCTGCATTGTCTTAAAATTCAAAAGCTCATTTTTCTTTATATGAAAATAGCGTTCAAACAGCCCCCGAGAAACCGATTTATTTCCTTCTATCGTTAAATCTCCCATCTTACCTTCAAAAACCCGGATCTCAAGTTTTCCGTTCTGGATATTCTGTTCGGGCAGTCGCACGATCGTGGTCAAATAACCTTTTTTCTTATACGCCTCCTTGATCCTGTCGATCACGGCATTGATTTCCTTGGCGGTCACTGTTTGATCAAGATAGGCCTTATAAGCAGAAAGAAAAACTTGCGGTTTAAAAAGCGTCATTCCGGTAATGTTCACTTCTTTGAGCACAAAAACAACGCCTGCCCCCTGCAAAGCCCCCTGCTCTTTTTCCTCCTGGATCGGCGGCATCTTGATCACTGCTTTTTCCAGTTGTTTTTTTCTCTTTTGACTTTCTTCCTGGACACGCTCCACCTGGGCCCCCGGTTCCTGTCCTGAAGGAGGATCATCAGCCCAAATCCTCTGGCTGGGAAAAAGAAGATAAAAAATTAAGAATGCTGTCGCGTATTTATATATAAATTTGACCATAATATTTCAGCTAAGATTTTCGTTTCAATATTCTAAAGTATTTAAAGGGATTATAGAACAAAACACATTTACTGACAAGCATTCTACAGCTTATCTCGAAGCTCCTCGGGCGGTTTGATCTTTCTAAAATCCCGGAACAGCAATAGATCATAAACGATCTTTAACCCGCCGGCCAGGATAATAGGCACGCTGACAAGCGCCGGGTTGGCCAATAGCGGCCCTGCCAAAAGCGGTGCCGCGGATGTCCCCAGCGTGCGCGCGACATTGGCGATCCCGCCCGCGGCCGAGCGCTCCGAAGGCGTCACAACCGCCATCACATACGCCTGGCGCGTCGGCACATCCATCTGGGAAATGGTGCAGCGTAAAAGAAAAACGACCGCCGCCCAGGTCAAATTCGGCATGAACACCATCAGGATCAACAAAACATTGGAGGGCAAATGCGTGAAAACCATCGTATTAATAAGTCCAAAGCGTTTGGCCAGCCGCACGGCTAAAAGTGAAGAGATCCCGGCCAAAAGGTTGGCGCCAAAAAATATCCCGCCCAAAACCATCATATCAGCGCCAAAACGCACATGAAACCAATACGCCAGCAAGCTCTGCAGGATAAAGCCGCCTCCAAAGGCATCCAGCGCAAAAAGTGCCGATAACCGCAAGACCATTGCCCGGGACTGATGGATCCCCAAACGGCTGTTAACAAGCGAGGCTAAATTCAAAGACGGCGGAATTGAGCTGACTTCCACTTTATTGGAGACCCGACCGAACAAAAACCACAATGCCAGCCCCGTCAACGCATAGATCACCAGAATGATCTTATAACCAACCAGAGGGCTGATCCCAACGGCAGTCAGTATTTTAAATAAGGCCCCGACGGATAATGCTCCCAGGGCAGTGGCGCCAAAGCCCGCTAAATTGTACCAGGCAAAAACACCGGTCCGTTTGTCATCGGCAACAATATCGGACAAAGACGCCTGCTCAATGGCCAAAAACGGCCCCACCTCATTACCACTGGGGCTGATCACTCCAACGATCGCGGCCAAAAGTAAAAAAACAAAATTGTCGGTGAAAGCGAACAAGATGCCGGCAAACATCATCAACAATGCCCCCACACGGAGCATGCGGCGCCGGCCCACGGAATCGGCGATCAGCGATATCCCCAAAGAGATCACCGCGTCGCCGATCAGGGTCAATGCCAAAAGCCAGCCGATCTGCTGCTGACTCAAGCCAAGGGACGCCAGATAAATAACAAGGATGACAGACACGGCCCCGTAACCGAATAGCCGCAGGATGCGGGTCAAAAATAAAAGCCGGCCGTCTGGGGTCAATTTAGCCATCACTTGCGATGAACGGTTCCGCCGATCACGATCGCAGCACTGATGATGAGCAGATTCTTGACAATATACTGCCCTTCCATCGTTAAAATAAAGGGGACTTTTTGAAAACAGACATCAGGCAGGATCACCAACGGCAGGAACGTGCCACCGATCTGCAGGAACAAAAGGAACAAAGCGGCCCGGATCAAACGATGGAATAAAAAGCATACCCCGATCAAGGCCTCCCACCAGCCCAAAACAGGGATGAAGACCGCCGGATCAAACCAGTAAACCGTCCGCGCCACCAAGTCATTGACAGGACTATGGCCAAATACCTTGAGCAGTCCGAACCAAACAAAGATGATCCCCATGGAGATGCGCAGGAACAGAGGACCGTGACGGTCCATCCATCCGGCGATGATGGGGTCAATAGTGTTAAAAATACGATGTATCTTGGTCATGCCGCACTCATTTCCATAGTAATGCCCAGAACGGTGATCGGTCGCTTATTTTTATATAATAGCCCACTGACCCTTTTATGTCCAACTGATTGCTAAAATCACCGAGTATGATATACTTCAATTAAATCAATGGAGGACATATGACCATAAAAAGCATAGAAAAAAATATTTTGCAATTACCGCCGAAGGAACGTATCCATATCGTTGAGCATGTATTGGCCAGCTTAAATACCCCTGATCAAAAAATAGAAAAATTATGGGTTGCTGAATCTGAAAAAAGATATGCTGCCTATAAATCCGGAAAAATTAAACCCATCAGCCTGCAAAGCATTAAAAAACGCTTCGCGCGATGAATATTATTTTTCTTCCCCCCTCTGATCAAGAGCTCCTTGAGGCCATTGAATTCTACGAACTTCAACTTCCTGGGCTTGGGTATGCTTTCACTGAAGAATTCTTTGAAACATTGGAATTCATTCGGAAATTCCCAAACGGATGGCAAAAAGTCAGTCGCCATACCCATAAATGTCCATTGCGTAGGTTCCCTTATCTAATTCTTTACGCTGTCGAAGAAATTCAAATAGTCATCACCGCTGTTGCCCATCAACACAGACGCCCATCTTCCTACCTTGACCGTAAATAAAAACGGGGGAGTTTTTTCAACAAAAAAGCCCCGAACTAAAAAAGTTCAGGGCTTTCTCTAATAAAAAACTCCCCGGGGTTGACACAAAACGCATAGTACGCAAGCTGGCGCAACATAATGTGGTTCAACTACTTGTGAAAATGTATAAATATCCGGGAAGAGGCACAACCATCGTTTTTGACCAACCTTTGGCCGCCCGTAAACTCCCTCCGCCAAAAACACTCAAGAATCTTATCACGGAAGCGATGAAATTTCACGATTATTTAGCCGAAGATACTCAAAGAACATTTTTTGATGCCAGCCGCGAATTCAAGGTCACTCGGTCTTGGATATCCCAGCTGATGAAGATAGCCAATGCCCTGCCAACCAACTTCCTCAAAGACATGAAATCCTGCACCGATCAAACTACCATCAAACGCTTTTCCGGCAAGACCCTAATGCACATCGCGAAACTCAAAACCCCTCAAGAACGGCAAACCACTATCAATAACTTATTAAGCGACTCCGCTTCAATATGAGTCCGACTTAAGACTTGGGTATAATCTTCTGACCACCCTATCTGACCACCTGCCTGATCTTTCAAGACCGTGCTTTTTCAACCCATAGCTAATCGTGCCATAATCATGCCACAATCGCGCCTTTATACCTGACGCAAATCTGACGCAAATCTGACGCAAGCTTTTAGCTGTTTTTTAAAATATAATGCGTAGTTTTCCCTACACCCTGTTTTTTGATAATCTTTAAACCTATCAACCGCTTTAATAATTGATTAGCAGTTTCACGGGTTATCTTAAACATCTTTTGAATCTCTCCGCTACCAATCTGTTTATTAGCAACTATATGCTCGATAACCTTACTTTCTCTCTCAGTTAAACTAAATTGTGTTAGATATCCTTCTGTGATCTTTGTCTTTCGTAACGTAACGACAATGCTACTTCCAGCGTATTCAAATTCCGGCTCTGGCAATCCCCATTCCTTACACCATGAAATTATTTTATTAGTTCCTGTTCCAACCTCTTCAGCATATCCAATCCGGAAAAATGCTGTGGCAATTGAAGGATTTACCGGTTTTGATTCATGCGTTTGTTTTAATGTTGCCGTAGTCCAACCTTGCGGCAGATGTCCCGGATTCCAGAACTCCATACGGTCATCAAATATCCTGATCTGTACTTTTGAAGTGGTTCTATAGTCTCGGTGTGCCAAAGCATTTGATAATATTTCTCTAATAGCTTTGGGCGGATACAGCCATTTTTCCTGCCGTTCTAATTTTCCCGATTCAATCCATGCACGCATTGGAATATGATCAAAAATAAATTTTTCTGCTTCCTTTACAAGTCTGATGACATCTGCGTTGACTGGCTTTAAATCTATCATTTCCCCCGCTACATCCACTCCTTTAAACCTGATGCATTTTACTTCCAACTGTTCAAAAAACTTTTCTGGATTTTTTCCAAACAAAAGAACCGCACCATTAGTCAGCTTACCGTTATTAAGCAACTTAAGCTGTGTTAATATCGCTTTCAGCGATCCATTCTCGTCAACATCAAGGTCACGTTTCTTTTTGGCAGACAATACAAAATTCTTAACTTTTGTAATATCAATATCTGTTAACGACGATCCTTTGCAAATTTCATTATCAAAATGATGCGATTCTTTGTATTTTTCCAGAATCAACCCTTCGTATTCATCCTTGCCCATCTGCCGGGTTGAGGGCCCCACACGCTTATACGGCCTACCATCCGCCAAGACCAATTTATCTTTGGACTGTTTAACCTCAATGACAATTATTTGTTTACCTTTAATCTTTTTCACAGTGATCTTCGGCTGGATTCTTGGATCCGTGTGCTGGGCA encodes:
- a CDS encoding ShlB/FhaC/HecB family hemolysin secretion/activation protein is translated as MVKFIYKYATAFLIFYLLFPSQRIWADDPPSGQEPGAQVERVQEESQKRKKQLEKAVIKMPPIQEEKEQGALQGAGVVFVLKEVNITGMTLFKPQVFLSAYKAYLDQTVTAKEINAVIDRIKEAYKKKGYLTTIVRLPEQNIQNGKLEIRVFEGKMGDLTIEGNKSVSRGLFERYFHIKKNELLNFKTMQRDLLRLSKNSILAVRAVIGAGRQPQTSDVTLKIEEKRPDHLGIGFDNQGTRLTGKYRESVWWGNANITGRLDSLYVYTIFSSLSSGKMISYETPVGTYGTKFGMSIVDFDMKLGKDFKSLDITGHSQIYDPHFSWELALREDFQASAQSGIEIKSIKKKTLGTTTSDDQLRLPYFGFNFTKIDPWQGKTEFSPRFTFGTSNFLGASSENHPSASRAKTGGGFFKYDQGLNRTQRMPVGVLSIRSHGQAASHTLTSSEQLQLGGADSIRGYPEGDYLADEGGFVNLDWYFPAYFIPEDWKMLKSGKTLRSQIEPVIFFDAGGGWLKKTLPGEKREKTLIGVGGGVRLRLTDHTYLRMDWAQAVGNKPTAGSGNSTLSLTLQCQIW
- a CDS encoding MFS transporter; the protein is MAKLTPDGRLLFLTRILRLFGYGAVSVILVIYLASLGLSQQQIGWLLALTLIGDAVISLGISLIADSVGRRRMLRVGALLMMFAGILFAFTDNFVFLLLAAIVGVISPSGNEVGPFLAIEQASLSDIVADDKRTGVFAWYNLAGFGATALGALSVGALFKILTAVGISPLVGYKIILVIYALTGLALWFLFGRVSNKVEVSSIPPSLNLASLVNSRLGIHQSRAMVLRLSALFALDAFGGGFILQSLLAYWFHVRFGADMMVLGGIFFGANLLAGISSLLAVRLAKRFGLINTMVFTHLPSNVLLILMVFMPNLTWAAVVFLLRCTISQMDVPTRQAYVMAVVTPSERSAAGGIANVARTLGTSAAPLLAGPLLANPALVSVPIILAGGLKIVYDLLLFRDFRKIKPPEELRDKL
- a CDS encoding addiction module protein, giving the protein MTIKSIEKNILQLPPKERIHIVEHVLASLNTPDQKIEKLWVAESEKRYAAYKSGKIKPISLQSIKKRFAR
- a CDS encoding putative DNA binding domain-containing protein, with amino-acid sequence MSLKLIGSSESTIIEWKPSLSQIHEIVESITAFANTEGGRLLVGVSKTGEVQGVQIGKGTVEDLVNRIAQHTDPRIQPKITVKKIKGKQIIVIEVKQSKDKLVLADGRPYKRVGPSTRQMGKDEYEGLILEKYKESHHFDNEICKGSSLTDIDITKVKNFVLSAKKKRDLDVDENGSLKAILTQLKLLNNGKLTNGAVLLFGKNPEKFFEQLEVKCIRFKGVDVAGEMIDLKPVNADVIRLVKEAEKFIFDHIPMRAWIESGKLERQEKWLYPPKAIREILSNALAHRDYRTTSKVQIRIFDDRMEFWNPGHLPQGWTTATLKQTHESKPVNPSIATAFFRIGYAEEVGTGTNKIISWCKEWGLPEPEFEYAGSSIVVTLRKTKITEGYLTQFSLTERESKVIEHIVANKQIGSGEIQKMFKITRETANQLLKRLIGLKIIKKQGVGKTTHYILKNS